A portion of the Pseudomonas synxantha BG33R genome contains these proteins:
- the rhtA gene encoding threonine/homoserine exporter RhtA, which yields MTTSPRSLASALFPVGLLLIAMASIQSGASLAKSMFPVVGAQGTTALRLIFASAIMLLILRPWRAKLTAKSLHTVIIYGMALGGMNFLFYMSLRTVPLGIAVALEFTGPLAVAIYASRRAVDFVWIALAIIGLLLLIPMDKASSGVDLIGAAYALGAGVCWALYILFGQKAGNDNGVQTAALGVMIAALFVAPIGIVHAGAALLTPALIPVAIGVAILSTALPYTLEMVALTRLPARTFGTLMSIEPAFGALSGLFFLHEHLSLAQWLAITCIILASVGATLTMRHESKPLVPAD from the coding sequence ATGACCACTTCACCCCGCAGCCTGGCCTCGGCACTGTTTCCCGTCGGCCTGCTGTTGATCGCCATGGCCTCCATCCAATCCGGGGCATCATTGGCCAAGAGCATGTTCCCCGTTGTCGGCGCACAAGGCACCACCGCCCTGCGTTTGATTTTTGCCAGTGCGATCATGCTGCTCATATTGCGACCATGGCGCGCCAAGCTGACGGCCAAGTCACTGCACACAGTGATCATCTACGGGATGGCGCTAGGTGGCATGAACTTCCTCTTCTATATGTCACTGCGCACTGTCCCCCTGGGAATTGCCGTAGCGCTCGAATTCACAGGCCCGCTTGCTGTAGCTATCTATGCCTCGCGCCGAGCTGTCGACTTCGTGTGGATTGCTCTGGCGATCATTGGCCTGCTTCTGTTGATTCCGATGGACAAGGCCAGTAGCGGCGTTGATCTGATAGGGGCCGCTTACGCGCTGGGCGCCGGCGTATGCTGGGCGCTCTACATTTTGTTTGGCCAAAAGGCGGGAAATGACAATGGCGTCCAGACCGCCGCGCTCGGCGTAATGATTGCCGCCCTCTTCGTTGCACCGATCGGCATCGTGCATGCCGGCGCCGCGCTGCTGACGCCAGCACTGATCCCTGTCGCCATCGGCGTGGCGATTCTGTCCACTGCCCTGCCCTACACCCTTGAGATGGTCGCACTAACACGCCTTCCCGCCCGTACTTTCGGCACACTGATGAGTATCGAGCCGGCGTTCGGCGCCCTCTCCGGCCTGTTTTTCCTGCACGAGCATCTATCGCTCGCCCAGTGGCTGGCCATCACCTGCATTATCCTGGCCTCGGTCGGTGCCACTTTGACGATGCGCCACGAATCCAAACCACTGGTACCCGCCGACTGA